The Xanthomonas sp. DAR 34887 genome has a segment encoding these proteins:
- a CDS encoding hydroxypyruvate isomerase family protein, with product MSIHSTGPVPAPGFTRRDALRVAVAGSLGLGAAGLLPALAATADPAAPRTGKLKHSVARWTFPQQSIAQLCQTVKGIGFAAIDLVGPADWPTLKAHGVYSSMCNGAELGLDKGFAGKQFHDQLVERYTRHIDLVADAGYRNLICFSGNRNGMDPQEGMAHAEAGLKRILGHAEKRGVVLVMELLNSRVDHPDYLCDHSAWGVELCRRIGSEHFGLLYDIYHMQIMEGDIIATIGKHHACFKHYHTAGVPGRHEIGDAQELHYPAICRAIRDTGFDGYLAQEFIPTAPDPVGSLREAIRLCDV from the coding sequence ATGTCTATCCATTCGACCGGACCGGTGCCGGCCCCGGGGTTCACCAGGCGCGACGCGCTGCGCGTCGCTGTCGCCGGGAGCCTTGGCCTTGGCGCTGCGGGCCTGCTGCCTGCTCTTGCCGCGACCGCTGACCCTGCCGCGCCGCGCACGGGCAAGCTGAAGCATTCCGTCGCGCGCTGGACGTTTCCGCAGCAGTCGATCGCCCAGCTTTGCCAGACGGTGAAAGGCATCGGCTTCGCCGCCATCGACCTGGTCGGTCCGGCGGACTGGCCCACGCTGAAGGCGCATGGCGTGTACAGCTCGATGTGCAACGGCGCGGAGCTGGGCCTGGACAAGGGCTTTGCCGGCAAGCAGTTCCACGACCAACTGGTCGAGCGCTACACGCGGCACATCGATCTGGTGGCCGATGCCGGCTATCGCAACCTCATCTGTTTTTCCGGCAATCGCAACGGCATGGATCCGCAGGAAGGCATGGCCCACGCCGAAGCCGGGCTCAAGCGCATTCTCGGGCATGCCGAGAAGCGCGGCGTGGTGCTGGTGATGGAGCTGCTGAACTCCAGGGTCGATCATCCCGACTATCTGTGCGACCACTCCGCTTGGGGCGTCGAGCTGTGCCGGCGGATCGGCTCCGAGCATTTCGGCCTGCTGTACGACATCTACCACATGCAGATCATGGAGGGCGACATCATCGCCACCATCGGCAAGCATCACGCGTGCTTCAAGCATTACCACACCGCGGGCGTGCCTGGCCGGCACGAGATCGGAGACGCTCAGGAACTCCACTATCCCGCCATCTGTCGCGCGATCCGCGATACCGGTTTCGATGGCTATCTGGCGCAGGAATTCATTCCTACCGCGCCCGATCCCGTCGGCTCGCTGCGCGAGGCGATTCGCCTCTGCGATGTCTGA
- a CDS encoding GMC oxidoreductase: MADNHYDAIVVGSGISGGWAAKELAEKGLKVLMLERGRNIEHVKDYVNAMKEPWDFPHHNRPTQAMKADYPVLSRDYGLVENLQGMWANEKESPYTETKRFDWFRGYHVGGRSLMWGRQSYRLSDLDFQANLKDGIATDWPIRYADIAPWYDYVEKFAGIAGTREGLDVLPDGEFLPPIPLNIVEKDVAARIKKAFGGTRHLIHSRTANITKPMVEQGRVNCQYRNKCILGCPFGAYFSTQSATLPAAMKTGNLTLRPFSIVKEVLYDKDRKRARGVEIIDAESGQTYQYTANVIFLNASSFNSTWLLMNSATDVWEGGLGSSSGELGHNVMDHHFGAGASGRVEGYEDKYYFGRRPCGFYIPRFRNVAADKRGYLRGFGYQGGASRTGWSREIAELNIGADLKDALTVPGEWRIGMTGFGEMLPHHDNTIRLDPQRKDKWGLPVLAMDVSLRANEKAMRKDMAADAAEMFEAAGVKDVQMHDDDYAPGKGIHEMGTARMGRDRKNSVLNQHNQVWDAPNVYVTDGACMTSSACVNPSLTYMALTARAADHAVRELKAGNL, encoded by the coding sequence ATGGCAGACAATCACTACGACGCCATCGTCGTCGGCTCCGGAATCAGTGGCGGTTGGGCGGCGAAGGAGCTGGCCGAAAAAGGCCTCAAGGTCCTGATGCTGGAACGCGGACGCAACATCGAGCACGTCAAGGACTACGTCAACGCGATGAAGGAGCCGTGGGATTTCCCGCATCACAACCGCCCGACCCAGGCGATGAAGGCCGACTATCCGGTGTTGAGCCGCGACTATGGCCTGGTCGAGAACCTGCAGGGGATGTGGGCCAACGAAAAGGAATCGCCCTACACCGAGACCAAGCGATTCGACTGGTTCCGCGGCTACCACGTGGGCGGTCGCTCGCTGATGTGGGGACGGCAGAGCTATCGCCTGTCGGACCTGGATTTCCAGGCGAACCTCAAGGACGGCATCGCCACCGATTGGCCGATCCGCTACGCCGACATCGCGCCCTGGTACGACTACGTGGAGAAGTTCGCCGGCATCGCCGGCACGCGCGAGGGGTTGGACGTGTTGCCCGACGGCGAATTCCTGCCGCCGATTCCGTTGAACATCGTCGAAAAGGACGTGGCTGCGCGGATCAAGAAAGCCTTCGGCGGAACCAGGCACCTGATCCACTCGCGCACCGCGAACATCACCAAGCCCATGGTCGAGCAGGGCCGGGTCAACTGCCAGTATCGCAACAAGTGCATCCTGGGCTGTCCGTTCGGCGCCTATTTCTCGACCCAGTCGGCGACGCTGCCGGCGGCCATGAAGACCGGCAACCTGACCTTGCGGCCGTTCTCCATCGTCAAGGAAGTGCTCTACGACAAGGACCGCAAGCGTGCGCGAGGCGTGGAGATCATCGATGCCGAGAGCGGACAGACCTACCAGTACACGGCCAATGTCATCTTCCTCAACGCCTCGTCCTTCAACTCGACCTGGCTGCTGATGAACTCGGCCACCGATGTCTGGGAAGGCGGGCTGGGCTCTTCGTCCGGCGAACTTGGGCACAACGTGATGGACCATCATTTCGGCGCGGGCGCCTCCGGCCGGGTCGAGGGCTACGAAGACAAGTACTACTTCGGCCGTCGTCCGTGCGGCTTCTACATTCCCCGTTTCCGTAACGTCGCCGCTGACAAGCGTGGCTACCTGCGCGGGTTCGGCTACCAGGGCGGCGCCAGCCGCACCGGCTGGTCGCGCGAGATCGCCGAGCTGAACATCGGCGCGGACCTGAAGGACGCGCTGACCGTGCCGGGCGAGTGGCGCATCGGCATGACCGGATTCGGCGAGATGCTGCCGCACCACGACAATACGATTCGCCTGGACCCGCAGCGCAAGGACAAATGGGGGCTGCCGGTGCTGGCGATGGACGTGTCCCTGCGCGCCAACGAAAAGGCGATGCGCAAGGACATGGCCGCCGATGCCGCCGAGATGTTCGAGGCCGCCGGGGTCAAGGACGTGCAGATGCACGATGACGACTACGCGCCCGGCAAGGGCATCCACGAAATGGGGACCGCGCGCATGGGCCGCGACCGCAAGAATTCGGTGCTGAACCAGCACAACCAGGTGTGGGATGCGCCGAACGTCTACGTGACCGACGGCGCCTGCATGACCTCCAGCGCCTGCGTGAATCCCTCGCTGACCTACATGGCGCTGACGGCGCGGGCAGCGGACCATGCGGTGCGCGAGCTGAAAGCGGGGAACCTGTGA
- a CDS encoding gluconate 2-dehydrogenase subunit 3 family protein, whose protein sequence is MERRDLLKMILAATGAAMVGLPALGHGQAPAGGAKNAFSAAEVGTLDEIAETILPRTKTPGAKDAGVGLFMAQFVTDCYTARQQATFRAGLVEIDKRAGGRFVSLTPQARTELLRALDAEARKHAVRTTDTGTAETADAMPHYFTMIKQLSIFSFFSSKVAATEVLRYVAVPGRYDGDMAYAPGTPAWATN, encoded by the coding sequence ATGGAACGCCGCGACCTGCTGAAGATGATCCTCGCCGCCACGGGCGCGGCCATGGTCGGCCTGCCCGCGCTGGGGCATGGACAGGCGCCGGCCGGCGGGGCGAAGAACGCGTTCTCCGCCGCCGAGGTCGGCACGCTGGACGAGATCGCCGAGACCATCCTGCCGCGGACCAAGACGCCGGGCGCGAAGGACGCCGGCGTAGGCCTGTTCATGGCGCAATTCGTCACCGACTGCTACACCGCCCGGCAGCAGGCGACGTTCCGCGCCGGCCTGGTCGAGATCGACAAACGCGCCGGCGGCCGATTCGTGTCGCTGACGCCGCAGGCGCGCACCGAGCTGCTGCGCGCGCTGGATGCGGAGGCCAGGAAGCACGCCGTCAGAACGACCGATACCGGCACCGCCGAAACGGCGGACGCGATGCCGCATTACTTCACGATGATCAAGCAGCTGTCCATCTTCAGCTTCTTCTCCTCGAAGGTCGCGGCGACCGAAGTGCTGCGCTACGTCGCCGTGCCGGGCCGCTACGATGGCGACATGGCCTATGCCCCGGGTACGCCTGCCTGGGCGACCAACTGA
- a CDS encoding 3-keto-disaccharide hydrolase, translating to MTRSLLTAACLLAAAPAFAQASDDPSRDPKTTEVWKPVPAMVATPPGRAPSDAIVLFDGKDLSAWESEEGGRVPWTVAGGALTVVPGSKGIRTKQRFCDIQLHVEWRTPTATRGFDGQQRGNSGIFLQELYELQVLDSYNNPTYANGQAGAIYKQAIPLVNASRAPGEWQAYDIIWKAPRFSQGGGLTAPARITVLHNGVLVQDDTVLSGKTEYIGAPSYAPHACAPISLQEHDSKVSYRNIWVREL from the coding sequence ATGACCAGATCCCTCCTGACGGCGGCCTGCCTGCTGGCCGCGGCGCCTGCGTTCGCGCAGGCCAGCGACGACCCGTCGCGCGATCCGAAGACGACCGAGGTATGGAAGCCGGTACCCGCGATGGTGGCCACGCCCCCGGGCCGGGCGCCTTCCGACGCGATCGTGCTGTTCGATGGCAAGGATCTCTCGGCCTGGGAATCGGAAGAGGGCGGTCGCGTACCCTGGACCGTCGCCGGCGGCGCGCTGACCGTGGTGCCGGGAAGCAAGGGCATCCGCACCAAGCAGCGCTTCTGCGACATCCAGCTGCATGTGGAATGGCGCACGCCCACCGCGACCCGCGGCTTCGACGGTCAGCAGCGGGGCAACAGCGGCATCTTCCTGCAGGAACTGTACGAGCTGCAGGTGCTCGACAGCTACAACAACCCGACCTATGCCAACGGCCAGGCCGGCGCGATCTACAAGCAGGCCATTCCGCTGGTGAACGCATCGCGCGCGCCCGGCGAGTGGCAGGCCTACGACATCATCTGGAAGGCGCCCCGCTTCTCGCAGGGCGGCGGGCTCACTGCACCCGCGCGCATCACCGTCCTGCACAACGGCGTGTTGGTGCAGGACGACACCGTGCTGTCGGGCAAGACCGAGTACATCGGCGCACCGTCGTACGCGCCGCATGCGTGCGCGCCGATCTCGCTGCAGGAGCACGATTCCAAGGTCAGCTACCGCAACATCTGGGTGCGCGAACTGTAG
- a CDS encoding c-type cytochrome, protein MKTILTAAVFLFGATLATTAWPKDDPAAGARLYATNCAACHGADRAGVAGTFPALTDVGKRLDAAQVKQKIRNGGGLMPPFPQLSQQDVDDIASFLAQ, encoded by the coding sequence TTGAAGACGATCCTGACCGCGGCCGTGTTCCTGTTTGGAGCGACGCTTGCGACCACCGCCTGGCCCAAGGACGATCCGGCGGCCGGCGCGCGGCTCTACGCAACGAACTGCGCAGCCTGCCACGGCGCGGATCGCGCCGGCGTCGCAGGCACGTTCCCCGCGCTCACCGATGTCGGCAAGCGGCTGGACGCGGCGCAGGTCAAGCAGAAGATCAGGAACGGCGGCGGACTGATGCCGCCCTTCCCTCAGTTGTCGCAACAGGATGTCGACGACATCGCGAGCTTCCTGGCGCAATAG
- a CDS encoding sugar phosphate isomerase/epimerase family protein encodes MNTPTRRTATLALLLLVALPAFARDAAGPQAPIAVQMYTLRNAGSLDQQLKIVHDAGVAAVETVGTQNVSAAELKQLLDKYSIKAISSHVQLADLRKDLDGAVAFNRSIGNTTLVVPYLAEKDRPTDAAGWTALGKELGQIAKRAKAKGMQLAYHNHDFELVDFDGRTGLELLFAAAGPDLQTELDLAWVARAGHDPAVMLGKFKGRMFAVHAKDNAPKGQAEDEGGFAAVGRGVLDWNAILPAAAGAGVRWYIIEHDHPRDPATVIRTGADYLREHLPASAQR; translated from the coding sequence ATGAACACACCGACACGCAGGACCGCGACCCTCGCCCTGCTGCTCCTCGTCGCCCTGCCCGCCTTCGCACGCGACGCCGCTGGCCCGCAGGCGCCCATCGCGGTGCAGATGTACACGCTGCGCAACGCCGGCTCGCTCGACCAACAGTTGAAGATCGTCCACGACGCAGGCGTGGCCGCGGTGGAAACCGTCGGCACGCAGAACGTCAGCGCTGCGGAACTCAAGCAGTTGCTGGACAAGTATTCGATCAAGGCGATCTCCTCGCACGTGCAACTGGCCGATCTGCGCAAGGACCTGGACGGCGCGGTGGCCTTCAACCGGTCGATCGGCAACACGACGCTGGTGGTGCCTTATCTGGCCGAGAAGGATCGGCCGACCGATGCCGCCGGCTGGACTGCATTGGGCAAGGAGCTGGGCCAGATCGCCAAGCGCGCAAAGGCCAAGGGCATGCAATTGGCCTACCACAACCACGACTTCGAACTGGTCGATTTCGATGGCAGGACCGGCCTGGAACTGCTGTTCGCCGCGGCCGGCCCCGATCTCCAGACCGAGCTGGACCTGGCCTGGGTCGCGCGCGCCGGCCACGACCCGGCAGTGATGCTGGGCAAGTTCAAGGGCCGCATGTTCGCGGTCCACGCCAAGGACAATGCCCCGAAAGGCCAGGCCGAGGACGAGGGCGGCTTCGCCGCCGTGGGCCGCGGCGTGCTGGACTGGAACGCGATCCTGCCTGCCGCGGCGGGTGCCGGCGTGCGCTGGTACATCATCGAGCACGACCATCCGCGCGACCCGGCCACGGTCATCCGGACCGGTGCGGACTATCTGCGCGAACACCTGCCCGCCAGCGCACAGCGCTAG